AGTTCAAGAACTTTTTCCCTGAAAATTCGGTGCAGTACTTCGTGTCCTATTACGATTACTATCAGCCGGAAGCCTATATCCCCACTGTCGATAAATACATCGAGAAGGACCTGATGATCAACGAAGAGATTGACCGTCTGCGCCTTTCCACTGTCTCGGCACTCCTTTCGGGGCGTAAGGATGTGATAGTGGTGTCATCGGTGTCATGTCTCTATGGCATGGGCAATCCTGAGGATTTCGACAGCAATGTGATAAAGATATCCGTAGGGCAGAAGATCGCACGCAACAAGTTTCTCCGCACTCTCAGCAGCTCATTGTATTCACGCAATGAGATCGAACTGTCACGCGGCACATTCCGTGTGAAGGGCGACACCGTCGACATCCGTCTTGCCTATGAGGAGATCATAGTGCGTGTTACATTCTGGGGCGATGAGATTGAGTCGATCAAGACCATCCATCCGTCCGATAACACGTCGCTCGGCTCCCACAATGAGTTCCAGATATATCCTGCCAACCTTTTTGTCACCTCTCCCGAAAGGATGGGGTCGGCAATAGGGCAGATAGAGCTCGACCTTGGCGAGCAGTACAACTTCTTCATGCGCGAAGCGAGGGAGATGGAGGCGAAACGTCTGCTGGAGCGTGTGACTTACGATGTGGAGATGCTCCGTGAGCTGGGGCATTGTTCAGGTATAGAGAATTATTCACGATATTTCGACGGTCGTCAGCCTGGTATGCGTCCTTTCTGTCTCCTCGACTATTTCCCGAAGGATTTCCTTACCATTATCGACGAGAGCCACGTCACTCTTCCGCAGTGTCGTGCGATGTATGGCGGTGACCTTTCGCGTAAGATGAATCTTGTGGAGTATGGTTTCCGCCTCCCTGCGGCTCTTGACAACCGTCCGTTGCGTTTCGAGGAGTTTGAGCGTCTCACGCCCCAGGTTCTCTATGTGAGTGCCACTCCTGCCGATTATGAGCTGGAGAAGTGCGAAGGGGTTGTGGTGGAGCAGATCATACGCCCCACCGGGCTTCTCGATCCGGTCATAGAGGTGCGTCCGTCGCTCAACCAGATCGACGATCTTCTCAACGAGATCAATGACCGTGTGGAGCGTGACGAGCGTGTGCTCGTGACCACTCTCACAAAGCGCATGGCTGAGGAGCTCAACGATTATCTGTTACGCTTGCGCATAAAGACCGCTTATATACACAGTGATGTCGACACCCTCGACCGCATAAAGATTCTCGACGGGCTGAGGGCAGGAGAGTTTGACGTGCTCATCGGGGTCAATCTTCTGCGAGAGGGGCTTGACCTTCCTGAAGTGTCACTGGTGGCTATCCTTGACGCCGACAAGGAGGGATTCCTCCGTTCTCACCGATCCCTTACACAGACGGTGGGGCGTGCGGCGCGTAACCTCAATGGCACAGTCATAATGTATGCCGACAAGATCACCGACTCCATGCAGCAGACTATCGATGAGACATCGCGGCGACGCTCTGTTCAGCTCGCCTACAATGAGGAGCATGGCATAACACCCCAGGCAATAGTCAAGGCGCGCAATGTCATTATCGGACTCGACACCGATGAGATACTTCCGCAGGGCAAGCCCGGGCAGGGACGCTCGTCAGCAAAAGGTGCCGGAACTTTCGGACGAGGTAAGAGCGCGCAGCCTGTGCCGTATGCCGGAGAATACTCTTCGAGAGTGGATGTCGCAGCCGATCCTGTCATGCCTTATCTGTCGGCTGATGCTCTGCGCAAGCTCATCGAGAAACGCCGTGTGGAGATGGTTGACGCTGCAAAAAATATGAACTTTATCGAGGCGGCACAGATGCGTGACGAGATCATCGCCATGGAGGACCGCCTTTCCAAAATGCCTGCTGAATAATGATACCGAGAGTCGATGCATATTTGCCTACGAGTGTCAAGGAGATGAAGATTCTTGGCTGGGACAGTGTGGACGTAGTGCTGTTTTCAGGTGATGCCTATGTGGATCATCCTTCGTTTGGGGCTGCTGTGATAGGGCGTACGCTACAGGCTGCCGGTTACAGGGTGGCTATAGTCCCGCAGCCCAACTGGCAGGACGACCTGCGCGATTTCCGCAAGTTCGGTGCACCGCGCCTGTTCTTTGGGGTCTCTGCCGGAGCCATGGACTCCATGGTCAATCATTACACTGCTGCTCGTCGTCGTCGCAGTGACGATGCCTACACCCCGGGAGGGCGTCATGGCGCGCGTCCCGACTATCCGACTGTAGTGTACTCCGACATACTCAGGAGACTGTTTCCGGGTACCCCCATCATAGCCGGAGGCATTGAGGCTTCGATGCGCCGTCTGTCTCATTACGATTATTGGGAGGACCGTCTGCGTCCGTCGCTGCTCATTGATTGTAGTGCTGACCTCATATCCTATGGGATGGGTGAGAAGTGTGTCGTAGAGATTGCACAGCATATCGACAGCGGTGAGTCGCTTGATTCGCTCACATGCCTGCCTCAGACTGTCATACGCACCTCTGCTCCTGGCATGGATTGCCGTGAGGGTAAGATATATGTGGGCGATCAGGACATTGTGCTCCACAGTTATGAGCGTTGCCAGGCCGACAAGCGTTGCCAGGCTGAGAATTTCAGGCATATCGAGCAGCAGAGCAATTCGATGCACGGAAAGACTCTGTGGCAGCGTCACGGCGACATATGGATAAAGGTCAATCCCATGTATCCTCCCATGGCTACCGAGGAGATCGATGCGTCATTCGACCTCCCTTACACTCGTCTCCCTCATCCGCGCTACAAAGGTAAACGCATTCCTGCCTACGATATGATACGTCATTCGGTCAACATCCATCGCGGATGTTTCGGCGGATGCTCATTCTGTACCATTTCGGCTCATCAGGGCAAGTTCATTGCCTCGCGCAGTAAGGAATCTGTGCTCCGTGAGGTGCGGCAGGTCACCCGGATGGATGATTTCAAAGGCTATCTCAGCGATGTTGGCGGGCCGAGTGCCAATATGTACCGGCTTGGCGGAAAGGACCGTTCGCTATGTGAGAAATGCCTTAAGCCATCATGCCTGCATCCGTCTGTGTGCCCTAATCTCAACACTGATCATCGTCCGCTTCTCGATCTCTATCATGCCGTTGATGCTGTGCCTGGAGTCAAGAAGTCATTCATAGGGAGCGGTGTGCGTTACGACCTCTCCATGCATCATACAGGTGATGAGGCTGTCGACCGCGCCAACCGTCAGTATAACGAGGAACTTATCACCGCCCATGTGTCTGGCAGGCTGAAAGTTGCTCCGGAACACACCTCCGATGTGGTGCTCGACATTATGCGTAAGCCCACGTTCAGGCTTTATCACGAGTTCTCACGATTCTTCAGCAGGGTCAATTCTGCCCATGGGCTGAAACAGCAGCTCATACCATATTTCATATCCTCCCATCCGGGATGCCGTGAAGTCGACATGGCAGAGCTCGCTGCCGAGACCAAGAGTCTTGACCTGCATCTGGAGCAGGTGCAGGATTTCACTCCCACACCCATGACTCTTTCCACCGAGATATATTATACCGGGTTCCATCCTTACACTTTGAAGCCGGTGTTTACTGCGACTGATCCGGAAGCCAAGAAAGCCCAGCGCAAATATTTCTTCTGGTATGATCCCTCCTACCGTCAGGACATCACCCGCTCCCTCATGCGCATGCATCGCACCGATCTTCTCGCACGTCTCTTCCCGCGTTCCGCCTCCTATCCATACAGAAAAAAGTAGATTGCAATGTCTGCCTGGCTGTACCCTACAGTTGTTTATCCGTTGATACATAGGTGTTGACGGAGGCATCTTGCATAGGCATTATTGCAAAGAATGGTGCCTATGTTTTTGTGATGTCGTAAAAATTCATTACATTTGTGAAAAATTTTTAATCTTCCAATAGTTTTTATCACCGGATTATATTCAGATAAACCAAAATAAAACTAAGTCTAATCATCTAACCAGTCATCAATTATGTTAAAGAGACTCCTCCTAACAGCCGCAGCCGTATGGCTTAACTGTATGGTGTCGCTCGCAGCAGCTGACGATGTCACGTGTAAAGGCGTGCTGGTAAATGAGGTGGGCGAGCCTATCATTGGCGCGACTATCACAGTTCCCGGCACAAAAGTTGTCACCACTACCGACATCGATGGTAACTTCTCTTTCTCTGCTCCAAAGGGAAAGAAGGTTCATATCAATTACATAGGCTATAAGCCTCTCGACCTTGAGGTTGCGTCCGATCTCGGTCAGGTTGCAATGGATGTAGCATCCGAAATGCTTCAGGACGTTGTGGTTACACAGTCTATAGCACGTACGCGTAAGACCCCTGTGGCTGTGTCGGCTGTGAATGCCGAGACTCTTGAGATCAAGCTCGGCAACCAGGAGCTTCCCGAGGTGCTCAAGACCACTCCCGGTGTATGGGCCACAAAGGACGGCGGCGGTTTCGGCGATGCCAAGATCAATATCCGCGGTTTCCGTTCCAACAACACTGCCACCATGGTCAATGGTGTGCCTGTCAACGATATGGAATGGGGCGGTATCTACTGGTCCAACTGGAGCGGACTCGGTGATGTCACCTCATCGATGCAGGTACAGCGCGGTCTCGGAGCCACAATCATATCGTCACCCTCATTCGGCGGTACCATCAATATGATCACCAAGGGCCTCGATGCAAAGAGAGGCGGCACAGCCTGGTACGGACTTGGCAACGATAACTCCATGAACTATGGTATATCGTTCTCTACAGGTCTGATGAAGAACGGCTGGGCTCTAACATTCCTCGGTGCGCGCAAGACCGGCGACGGATACATCCAGGGCACCGACTATGAGGCTTACAGCTACTTCCTCAACATATCCAAGCGTCTCAACGATAACAATCAGATCTCTCTTACTGTGACCGGCGCGCCTCAGACCCACAACAAGCGTAACTCAGCCAACGGTCTGTCAATAAAGGAATGGCAGAATGTGGCTAACTTCATGCCTAAGGGTGAGGCTTACCGATACAATCCTACCTATGGTCTGGGCTTGAACGGTGAGGAGAAGTCGTCACAGTACAATGTGTACAACAAGCCTGTGGCTATGGTCAACCATGTATGGCAGATCAACCACAAGTCATCGCTGTCGTCAGTAGCCTATGCTTCACTCGGAAGCGGTTACGGTTCCAACGGTCAGGGCTACAGCTCTTCTTATAGGAATCTGTGGTATGGTGCCACAGACGGTGCCCTTAACTGGAGTACTGTCGAGAGCAACGGTGTGACTTACAATCTGCGTCATGGCAACGGTATGTTCGCCTACGATCAGATTCAGCTTATGAACCAGAACAGCACCACCGGATCTCTCATGGCTATGTCGAATTCCGTGAACAACCATAAATGGTTCGGCTTCATCTCCAACTATAAGAATGAGCTAACTGAGAATCTTGCAGTCACAGCCGGTGTCGATGTGCGCTATTACAAGGGATACCACACCAATGAGCTTTCCGATCTCTACAATGGAGCTTACTTCATTGATGAGACTCGTTCCAACAAGAATGTGACCCGTACATTCGCTACTCCTGAAGCAAAGCTCGCATGGCAGCGTGAGAAACTTGGTGTAGGCGATGTGGTATATCGCGACTGGGACAGCCGTATCTGGCAGGAAGGAGTGTATGCCCAGGCTGAGTATCAGGCTCTTGACAAGAAGCTCAACCTTGTTCTCGCCGGTGCCATGAACCTTAACACCTACACTCGTTACGAGAATTTCTATGTCGATGAGGAATTCAGCAAGTCACCTACAAAGACTTTCTTTGCCGGTAACATCAAGGCTGGTGCCAACTATAACATCAACCGTTACAACAACGTGTATGTCAACGGCGGTTACATCACACGCGCCCCATACCTCCAGTATGGAGTGTTCGTGTCCCCTGCCAACTCCAATGCCATCAACCCCGATCCGCGCAACGAGAAAGTCGCTGCTGTAGAGGTTGGCTATGAGTTCCATTCACCCAAGTTCACTGCTCAGCTCAACGGCTATTATACAATGTGGATGGACCGTACCATGGTCACTTCTGGTACTTCGGAGTATGACGGCACACGCTATTCCGCTACCATGAATGGTGTGGACTCACGCTATATGGGTGTGGAACTCAATTTCGTCTACAAGCCTTTCAAGTGGATGGAGCTTTCAGGTATGCTGTCGATCGCTGACAACACCTGGCAGAACGACCCCATTGGTTACTACTACAACAGCCAGGGCGAGGCTCTTTCATTTCTCGGCAATCGTGAAACGGCTCCTGTCACCACTACCCCTCTTGCCGAGGATCATCTCAATGCCACTATCGTGCAGAAGGGCATAAAGGTGGGCGGTTCAGCTCAGACCACAGGTGCTCTTGGTGTTCAGTTCAAGCCTTTCCGCGGATTCCGTATCGGCACCGACTGGACATTCAATGCACGCAACTACAGCGACTTCACGCTCAACTCTCGTAGCGATGTATCCCTCTCCCCGGGCAAGCCTCTCATTATCAGCGAGCCTTGGAAGATTCCTTTCGGCAATCAGCTCGATATCAATGCAAGCTACAATTTCCCGATTACCGACAATGTACGCTGCACATTCTCAGCCAACGTGTATAATGCATTCAACAATTACTATGTTATGGATGCCTACACCAACTATTCTACCGTCGGCACATGGGAAAATGCTTTCAGAGTCATCTACAGCTACGGACGTACATTCAACCTTCGTGCTAAACTTTACTTCTAACCGAGCACCCACTCATAACGTATAAATACAATTATGAATAAGAATATTCTTAACGCAGTCATTGTAGGCTCACTCGCTATGGGGCTTGCAAGTTGCGACGAAAACTCTTGGAATGACCATTATCTGAATGGATTTGAGGGGGGGGTAGATTACAATAACAAGGAGACCGGCTCATATACTGTCTCTGATGCCGACTATGCAGCTATCGCCAAGATGCTGGAAGGTGAGGCTGCCGACGATGCCGAAAAGGCGGCTGCCAAGGCGATTGCAGCCAACCTGTATTTCGACAAGTCTGGCATATATCCTGCTGATGTTGTTCTCCCTCTGTTTTTTGACACTTCTTCATTCCCTTACTATCTTGCATCCAACGGTTCTGCTGTCGATGTGACCTATCGTGAGGCTGGAGCAGTGCCCGCCGAGATCACCAATATCGGAGCTGCCAAGTCACTCTCTGTCGGAAAGGCTCAGTACAAGGCTGCCTGGGGCGGTGATGTAGATTTCGATCAGGCGTATCCCGAGAATTTCAATCCTGCAAAGGATATGCTTGATGTGCTCTCTGACGGTTACAGCAATCCCGGCGAGGGTGACTATGCGGTGGTCAATTACAATGTCGTAGTAGGTACCCCCGACTTTAATTCCGGAAAACTCTTTCTGGAGGAGCCTTTCGCTGAAGGTCAGGGACAATTTACCATTGACAATATTTTGCTCCCCGAAGGCAGCACTTATGTATGGAAGTTTGATGACCGTGGCTACATGAAAGCTTCAGCTTTTGTTGGGGGTGCCAATAAAGCTTCCGATGCATGGCTCATCTCTCCAGAGATTGACCTTCCCGCCGATGCCAATGCCTACCTGACATTTGATCAGGCTTGGAATTTCTTCAAGGATGCGGCAACAGCTGCAAAGGAGAACACTGTCGCTGTACGCGAAGTGGGCGGAGAATGGAACAATCTTACACCCGAAGCTGTGCCTGAGAGTCTGAGTTGGACTTTCGTAAACTCCGGCAAGATCGATCTTAAGGCTTATAACGGAAAGAAGATTCAGATCGGTTTCCGTTACACAAGCACAGCTGAAAAGTCTGGCACCACCGAAATCAGAAACGTGAAGATCGCTTCCGGTGCCGATATCCCTATGGTGACCAACCATGCTCTTTACTGCTTCGATGGTTCGGACTGGGTAGTTCCTGCCAACGCTTGCATGCTCCAGCCTGCCGACTATGAGGCTATGGGCTTCAAGAATGACAAACTTGAGAATCCTCAGGCTTATATCCCCGCTTATCTTAAGCAGAAGTTCCCCTATGCTCAGCAGGGTGCTCAGAAATATGTGGTATACAACGGCAAGACTGTTTCGCTCTTCGTGTTCGACGGTGCTGTATGGACTCTCAATGATAACGGTCTTAAGACTGTCACCGGACATTTCGAAAAGCAGAATGGCAAATGGGTGTTCATCAAATATGTCGGAGAGGCTATTTTTGACGAATTCAATGAAGAGGTCATCAAGCTTGACAAGAGCTACATTCTCGTGTCGGAAAATATCTGCATGAAGCCTCTTGATTCCGGCAAGTCATACGGATACATGAACACCACCGGTGTCTCCATCTCTGATGGTCAGATCATCCTACCCGGCGATGCCAATGCGTTCGCATTCGTATCAACCTTTGTTAAGGATGATGTGAAGTATGAGGCTCCTGAAGGAAAGTTCATGATCCTGGGATCGGATGGACGTTATATTTATATGCAAGGCACATACGATAGCTTCAATGTCAAGAACGAGCCGGCTATAGCAGATGGCGGTGCGATCGCTGACGGCTATCTCTGGACCGCTAAGCGCAATGCCGACGGCACATGGGCTATTGTCAACTGCTTCAGCGAAAAGACAATCGCTTATTCTACTAAATTCACTAGTTTCGGTGCATATGAAACTATTGGTGAAGGGCAGTTGACCCCCTACCTCTACATTATGCAGTAACATATCCTCTGCATAATACAACACAACCCCCCCATTCTGGCAATCAGCCAGAATGGGGGGATTGTGTTGTATTACCCGGTAATGAAATTAAGACAGACAACATAGATATGACAAAATAATCATCAAAAGATTATTTTTATTGAAAAATATTTGAATAATAAGCAAATGATTATTAACTTTGCGGTGTCTTAAGATAAGACATGAGTTCTTTAAAAGGTTTAAAAGACCGGGTAGAATTACTTGAGCAATTGAGGTTCTACTTCCGATATGAACAAACCCTTCTTAATGAAGGTTGGGTGAGTGAATCGGACTTCTTCAAGATTGTGGACGAAATCATTAGAGAGTATGCCATAAGCATAATCAAGGAGGAGTGAAAGACCAGTTTGACCGTCCGTTAGACGGATGGTCAAACTTTTAAAGAGCATTCTATCTTAAGACTTTTTTTGTAAATAAACAATCATCATATATTATGAACGCTGAATTAAAGACATTGATTGATGAATTGGCTTCACAGACAAGTCTCTCAAATGACGAGGCGGATTTGCGTATGGCTAAGGCTTTTGCTCTCGTCAGGACTCCGGAAGAGAAAAAGGAAGCCGGTGAATATTTGAGGAAGGCTATTGCTCGTAGGAAACGTCCGGATGTCGATGTCAAAAGCATATTAGGCGAGGTATCAGAGATTCTGAACCTTTCCTATATAGCTAAGCGTTATTTTGACAAGGACCGTGCATGGCTGTATCAGAGGCTCAACCGATCGATGGTCAATGGTAAGCCGGCTGCCTTTTCCGAATCAGAACTTAGGATATTTTCCGATTCTCTCAAGGAGATAAGTCATATCATTCAACAAACCTCAATTAATTTAACTCATTAAAAATCTTAAGACACGATGATGTCGCATCAGGCTTCTGATGCGACATCATTTTTTGTATCTATATGATATTTATTTTGTCAGTAGGTCAAAGCACCCTGAACATATACGACAGGGTAACTTCTATAGATGATCCGCGTGATGCTGCGAAGAAATCACGTTTGGTGGCTTTGAATATATTGCCGATACCGAAATAATATCTTCCCTCAAGCTGGATGCTGTTACGTCGGTTGATAAAGAATTCCACTCCCGCGCCTCCGGCTATTCCATAGTCAAACTTATTCTCGATCTCCATCTTCATCTGCTCGTTGGTGCGGTAACCTTTGGGGAAATCAGGGATATTGTCAAAATTTTTATAATCGAAATTTGACTTTATCTTTTCACCGATCATGAAACCTGCTTCCGGACCCAGATTAAAGAATCCTTTGACTTTGTTGGAACCGAAATAGATATGAGTGAGCAGAGGTATCTGTATATAGGTGAGTGTACGCGAGTACTCGAATTGCGGAGCCTCGTCCTTCACAAAGTCCTCTTTCCATCCGCGCTGGGTGAGATTGACTTCGGCTATGAGTCCGAAGAAACGTTCCTCGGTGTAGCGGGCTGTGATGCCGAAAGTCTTTCCCTGTATCATCGACTGATGCACTTCAGGGGTGAACGACATGCTTGATAGCGTTACGCCTGCTCGCGCTCCTATGGATAGGTTAGGGGAATACTCACGCTGGGCGTTGGCGGCAAACGGTAATACGAGTGCTGCAAGTGCCCATACACATTGGCGTTTGGCAGAAATAAAATGACGGATGTTCATCAGATGCGAGACTTTTCGATTATGTTGCCCGGACGGAAGTTTATGAAATAGAGGGCATCATTGTAGGAGCCGGCTCCATCCCCGGCAGTGGTGAAGAAATATCCGTTCTGCACACCGTCGTAGGATGATGCTTCATGAAGCAGGTAGGGTATCACAAACATGCCTGTGTCAAATCCGAGCAAGCCTTGGCGCGGCACCGCGTTCTCCATTCTGTTGCCATACCATTTCTTGTACTTGGCATCGATATCATGGGTGCGTGGCGCGTCCTCGTGGGTGTAGAAGCGTGAATACACTGTGGTGTTGAGGTTGTGCATGTTGTCAAGGGTCTCGCCTCGGAAAGTGGTCCATTCCGGATAGCCGAACAGGCGTACCATAGGGGTGACAGCCTCGTCGCGCCACTCTATGATGCCGGGCATAATACGGTTAAGATCTGCCTGACGGCTCGAAGTCGGGATAAATGTGTAGTTGCCGTCGGTAGGTAAGGCGCGCAGGTCTGCGCTCTCCAGACGTCCGTCCACTTCGATGTTCATGAATGTGTTACCCTTGTCGGTAAGTGACTGCTTTAGTGCCGATACGAATTCTGCCTTGTCACCGTTCTCACCCTTGAAGGATACGAACACCGGGGTGGAGTAGGACAGACGTTCCATGAGCGCGTCGGTTGCCTTGCGGTACATGAGTGCGCTGGGAAGATTGCCGTGCATCACTGACGGATTGGTGAGATAGGATTTGTCACGCACAAGGAATGTGTTGAACACTTTCACATTGTTGTTTTTACCGTACTCTGCAAGTATGGCGAGCTGTGAGGCATTGTCGGGGGCTATTATGGCATTGTGCTTTCTGAAAGCTGTGTCGGTCAGAGCCTCGCGCACTTTCAGTACCGAGCCTTCGGTGTCGTAGGCCGTGACGTGTATAGGGGCTCCGTTGCTGCGCAGGCTATCCACAGCTATGAGGAAGCCTTTGTAGAACTCGGTGTATCTCATCGCGCTCTTGGAGGGTGTCTCCTCGTTCAGCATGAACGGAAGTATGACGGCTATGGACACAGGCTCTTTTGTTTCTACAGGAGCAGCCGGGGTCAATGGGGTCAGAGGAGTGGATTGGTCAGTCTCGGTCGCCGCGGTATGGTCGGCATGTTCATTGGAGGCGGTCAGTTCGTCGTGCTCATCCGCATTGACAGCTTCTTTCGGCACATAGGGTATGTTGAGCACTTGCCCCTCTTTGAGAGTGATGATTCCTGGATTGGCGGCTTCAAGAGCTGCCACTGTCAGTCCGTTTTCAATGGCGATGGAATAGAATGTTTCCTTCTTTTTCACCACATATCCGCGCATTTCCTGTCTGGGTGCGGCTGTAGAGGGCTCTGCCTCTTTCTTTACCGGCGGCTTGGCGGTGGAAGTGTTGCTGTCGGCGCATGCGGGAGCCTTTGAGCCGGGTACTGTGAGAGTGATGGTCTGACCGGCTTTCAATCCGTTTTTCAGCACAGGGTTCTGGGCTATGACATCCTCGGTCTTTAGCCCGTATTTATGGGCTATGCCGAAGATTGTCTCCCCTTTGTTCACATAATGGCTTATCACTTGCTCTGACGTGGCGTTGTCGGAGTCGGGGGCTGTGGCTGTAGTGGCGGCAGGCTGTGGCTCTTGTGCGGGGAAGAACAGCACCATCCCTTTGCGCAGGCCGTCAGCAACGGCAGGATTGTGCCTTATTATCTCGTCCTTGGTTATGTCGAGCTTGTGGCATAAGGAGTAGACTGTCTCCTTGGCGGGTACTTCATAGTAGTGATACAGTTTTCCGTTGACCTTCTTTGTAGGGAGGTCTTTGACTGCGGCTTGCAGAGATATTAACGATGCCGCTCCGATGAGTGCGGCTAACGTAGTGAACCGTGAAAAATTCATGGGTATGCTCAGATTGTGATTTTGCAAAATTACTAATAATTCCGCACCTCTCCGCACCTTAATAATGAAAAAAAGTTTTTTTACAGAAATTATGTGTTAACTTTGCATATGAAATCAAAAGATAATTATGAAAAAATCGGAGCTTGAACTCATTCTCATAAATATCTCGGGTCAGGACCATCCCGGAGTCACATCTGCACTGTCAGAAATTCTTGCCAGGTACGATGCCGGCATTCTTGACATAGGTCAGGCGGATATCCATCACACTCTTTCACTTGGAATTCTTATAAAGACCGATTCCAGTGTGTCGGGCAATATAATGAAGGAGCTGCTTTTCAAGGCTTGCGAACTTAATGTGAACATCCGTTTCACCCCTGTGAGTATCAGGGAGTATGAGGAATGGGTGGGGCGTCAGGGCAAGAACCGCTGGATCATCACACTGCTCGGGCGCAGGCTCACGGCACGACAGATAGCAAATGTCACTTCGGTGCTTGCCGAGCAGGGTATGAACATCGATGCCATACAGCGTCTCACAGGGCGTATGCCGCTTGGCGAGGAGGAACAGCCGAGGTCAAAATCGTGTGTCGAGATGTCGGTGCGAGGCACCCCCTCGGATGTGCATGCCATGCAGGAAAAGTTCATGAAGCTTTCGCAGGAAGATGAATTCGATATATCCATGCAGGAGGACACCCTCTATCGCCGTTGCCGCCGTCTGATATGTTTTGATATGGACTCTACTCTCATAGAGACCGAGGTCATTGACGAGCTGGCTATGCGTGCCGGGGTCGGTGACAAGGTAAAGGCTATAACAGAGAGTGCCATGCGTGGCGAGATTGATTTCTGCGAGAGTTTCCGTGAGCGTGTGGCTCTGCTCAAAGGGCTGGATGAGAGCGTGATGCGTGACATAGCCGAACATCTGCCGGTCACCGAAGGGGTCGGACGCATGATGCAGGTGCTGAAACGTGCCGGATACAAGACTGCCATCCTCTCAGGAGGATTCACATATTTCGGGAACTATCTTAAGCAGAAGTATGGTTTCGACTACGTGTATGCCAACGAGCTTGAGATTGTTGACGGCAAACTCACCGGACGCTATCTCGGCGATATTGTCGACGGCAGACGCAAAGCCGAGCTCCTGCGCCTCATAGCCCAGGTGGAGAATGTCAATATCGCTCAGACTATTGCCGTCGGCGACGGTGCCAACGATCTCCCCATGCTCTCTACCGCCGGTCTTGGTATCGCATTCCATGCCAAGCCTAAGGTCAAGGCCAATGCCGAGCAGTCCATCTCGACAATAGGACTGGACGGAGTGCTGTATTTCCTCGGATTCAAGGACTCATTCATAACCGAAAGCTGATGAACGAAGATGCTTTAAGCCAGTTATATCTCAAAGATACTACTTTTCAGGACCTTATGCAGCGGCGCATATTCAATGTGCTGCTCATAGCCTCCACTTACGACGCATTCATAATGGAGGAGGACGGCAGAGTGGAGGAGCAGCTCTACTTCGAGTACATATCGCTCAACCTGTCGTCGCCTCCGCGTGTGACTCGCGTGTCAAACTCGGCTGAGGCGATGGAGATCATGGCGGTAAAGAGCTTTGACCTCGTGATAATGATGCCTGGCAACGATGTCAGCGAGACCTTCACCGGAGCGCGCCGCATCAAGCAGTCCT
The sequence above is drawn from the Duncaniella freteri genome and encodes:
- a CDS encoding LysM peptidoglycan-binding domain-containing protein, giving the protein MNFSRFTTLAALIGAASLISLQAAVKDLPTKKVNGKLYHYYEVPAKETVYSLCHKLDITKDEIIRHNPAVADGLRKGMVLFFPAQEPQPAATTATAPDSDNATSEQVISHYVNKGETIFGIAHKYGLKTEDVIAQNPVLKNGLKAGQTITLTVPGSKAPACADSNTSTAKPPVKKEAEPSTAAPRQEMRGYVVKKKETFYSIAIENGLTVAALEAANPGIITLKEGQVLNIPYVPKEAVNADEHDELTASNEHADHTAATETDQSTPLTPLTPAAPVETKEPVSIAVILPFMLNEETPSKSAMRYTEFYKGFLIAVDSLRSNGAPIHVTAYDTEGSVLKVREALTDTAFRKHNAIIAPDNASQLAILAEYGKNNNVKVFNTFLVRDKSYLTNPSVMHGNLPSALMYRKATDALMERLSYSTPVFVSFKGENGDKAEFVSALKQSLTDKGNTFMNIEVDGRLESADLRALPTDGNYTFIPTSSRQADLNRIMPGIIEWRDEAVTPMVRLFGYPEWTTFRGETLDNMHNLNTTVYSRFYTHEDAPRTHDIDAKYKKWYGNRMENAVPRQGLLGFDTGMFVIPYLLHEASSYDGVQNGYFFTTAGDGAGSYNDALYFINFRPGNIIEKSRI
- the serB gene encoding phosphoserine phosphatase SerB, producing the protein MKKSELELILINISGQDHPGVTSALSEILARYDAGILDIGQADIHHTLSLGILIKTDSSVSGNIMKELLFKACELNVNIRFTPVSIREYEEWVGRQGKNRWIITLLGRRLTARQIANVTSVLAEQGMNIDAIQRLTGRMPLGEEEQPRSKSCVEMSVRGTPSDVHAMQEKFMKLSQEDEFDISMQEDTLYRRCRRLICFDMDSTLIETEVIDELAMRAGVGDKVKAITESAMRGEIDFCESFRERVALLKGLDESVMRDIAEHLPVTEGVGRMMQVLKRAGYKTAILSGGFTYFGNYLKQKYGFDYVYANELEIVDGKLTGRYLGDIVDGRRKAELLRLIAQVENVNIAQTIAVGDGANDLPMLSTAGLGIAFHAKPKVKANAEQSISTIGLDGVLYFLGFKDSFITES